The following coding sequences lie in one Flavobacteriales bacterium genomic window:
- the murB gene encoding UDP-N-acetylmuramate dehydrogenase: protein MPTIQHNISLKPYNTFGIDVSSNLFVEVNTVDELKSILLENTNELLILGGGSNMLFTNNFNGLVVKNNLKGIDVIAENNDEIVLKVGAGEVWHEFVMFCVEKNWSGIENLSLIPGTVGASPMQNIGAYGVEVKDVITEVEALNLEDFSIQKFSNAQCEFDYRSSIFKTTQKGKYFITSVTFQLSKKAKINSSYGAIEDELKSMGVINPTIKDISKAVINIRTSKLPDPKEIGNSGSFFKNPIISFVKKNELLEKYPSMPYYLQNNGTFKIAAGWLIEACGWKGKRIEDYGVHAKQALVLVNYGGATGYQIYQLSEEIIKSVQNTFGIELEREVNII from the coding sequence TTGCCAACAATTCAACATAACATTTCTTTAAAACCTTATAACACATTTGGAATTGATGTGAGTTCAAATTTGTTTGTTGAAGTTAATACTGTTGACGAATTAAAGAGTATACTTCTCGAAAATACAAATGAATTATTGATTTTAGGAGGAGGAAGCAACATGCTTTTTACAAACAACTTTAATGGCTTGGTTGTGAAAAATAATTTAAAAGGAATTGATGTTATTGCTGAAAATAACGACGAGATTGTTTTAAAAGTTGGAGCAGGAGAGGTTTGGCATGAGTTTGTGATGTTTTGTGTAGAAAAAAATTGGTCTGGAATTGAAAATTTATCATTAATTCCTGGTACTGTGGGCGCCAGCCCTATGCAGAATATTGGTGCTTATGGTGTAGAAGTAAAAGATGTTATTACAGAGGTTGAAGCATTGAATTTAGAAGATTTTTCTATTCAAAAGTTTTCGAATGCACAATGCGAGTTTGATTATCGAAGCAGTATTTTTAAAACAACACAAAAAGGTAAATATTTTATCACCTCAGTAACGTTCCAGTTGTCAAAAAAAGCAAAAATTAATAGCTCCTATGGTGCAATTGAAGATGAGTTGAAAAGTATGGGAGTAATCAATCCAACCATTAAAGACATTAGTAAAGCAGTAATAAATATTAGAACAAGTAAATTACCAGATCCAAAAGAGATTGGAAATTCAGGAAGTTTTTTCAAAAACCCAATCATATCTTTTGTTAAAAAGAATGAGTTATTAGAAAAGTACCCTTCTATGCCATATTACTTGCAAAATAATGGAACATTTAAAATAGCAGCTGGTTGGTTAATAGAAGCTTGCGGATGGAAAGGGAAGCGAATTGAAGACTATGGTGTTCATGCTAAACAAGCTTTGGTTTTAGTAAATTACGGTGGTGCAACTGGCTATCAGATTTATCAATTATCAGAAGAAATCATTAAATCTGTTCAAAACACATTTGGAATTGAATTGGAAAGGGAAGTAAATATTATTTAA
- a CDS encoding SUMF1/EgtB/PvdO family nonheme iron enzyme, translating into MKLRQLNSLIFIFSVSSIMFFTSCKREQSGATGWEYNNPKNGGFQKVPYLEQETGPGLVLIEGGRFTMGRVEQEVNYDWNNIPRTVTVSSFYMDEVEVTNFFYLEYLYWLERVFSADYPEVHHKALPDTLVWRSKLAYMEPYVEFYLRHPAYRDYPVVGVNWLQANDFCSWRTDRVNELILIREGLFEHYPNQINEDNFNTKAYMAGQYESGKRVDGIPDLNPNMEYRNVRMEDGILLPEYRLPTEAEWEYAAYALIGNTIDELIPDRKLYPWNGHAVRNSNENYIGQILANFKRGQGDNMGVAGKLNDNADVTAPVYAYWPNDYGLYNMAGNVSEWVMDVFRPLSMEDNDDFRPFRGNVYQTKLLDEDGAIAEKDSLGRLIYRNVDPQLDNLQARRNYRKADNINYADGDWESNINWSQGDMGNNPDFDKENPALSMYQFGETTRVSDKARVYKGASWKDRAYWAVPGTRRHLLEDQSTSFIGFRCAMTRVGSPVGLGY; encoded by the coding sequence ATGAAACTTAGACAATTAAATTCGTTAATATTTATATTCTCTGTGTCGTCTATTATGTTTTTTACTTCTTGTAAGAGAGAACAGTCTGGCGCTACTGGTTGGGAGTATAACAACCCTAAAAATGGTGGTTTTCAAAAAGTTCCTTATTTAGAACAAGAAACTGGACCTGGTTTAGTTCTTATTGAAGGTGGGCGATTCACTATGGGTAGAGTTGAACAAGAAGTTAATTACGATTGGAACAACATACCTAGAACTGTAACGGTTTCTTCTTTTTATATGGATGAAGTTGAAGTTACTAATTTTTTCTATTTAGAATATTTATATTGGTTAGAAAGAGTTTTTAGTGCTGACTATCCAGAAGTACACCACAAAGCTTTACCTGACACACTAGTTTGGAGAAGTAAATTGGCTTATATGGAGCCTTATGTTGAATTCTATTTAAGGCATCCAGCTTATAGAGATTATCCTGTTGTTGGTGTAAATTGGCTACAAGCTAACGACTTCTGTTCTTGGAGAACTGATCGTGTAAACGAGTTAATATTGATTAGAGAAGGTTTATTTGAACATTATCCAAACCAAATTAATGAAGATAACTTTAATACTAAAGCGTATATGGCTGGTCAGTATGAAAGTGGAAAAAGAGTTGATGGAATTCCTGATTTAAATCCTAACATGGAATATAGAAATGTTAGAATGGAGGATGGTATTTTATTACCTGAATATCGTTTACCTACAGAGGCAGAATGGGAATATGCTGCTTATGCATTAATTGGAAATACCATTGATGAATTAATTCCAGATAGAAAATTATACCCTTGGAATGGTCATGCTGTAAGAAATTCAAACGAAAATTACATCGGTCAAATTTTAGCTAACTTTAAACGTGGTCAAGGTGACAACATGGGAGTTGCTGGAAAGCTTAATGATAATGCTGATGTTACTGCCCCTGTATATGCATACTGGCCAAATGATTATGGCTTATATAACATGGCAGGTAATGTATCCGAATGGGTAATGGACGTTTTCAGACCATTATCAATGGAAGATAACGATGATTTTAGACCATTTAGAGGTAATGTTTATCAAACAAAATTATTAGATGAAGATGGTGCTATTGCAGAAAAAGACAGTTTAGGTAGACTTATTTACAGAAATGTTGACCCTCAACTTGATAACCTACAAGCTAGAAGAAACTATAGAAAAGCTGATAACATTAATTATGCTGATGGTGATTGGGAATCAAACATTAATTGGAGTCAGGGCGACATGGGGAATAATCCTGACTTCGACAAAGAAAATCCAGCATTATCGATGTACCAGTTTGGAGAAACTACACGTGTAAGTGATAAAGCTAGGGTTTACAAAGGAGCATCTTGGAAGGATAGAGCTTACTGGGCTGTACCAGGAACAAGAAGACATTTATTGGAAGATCAATCTACTTCTTTTATTGGATTTAGATGTGCTATGACAAGAGTTGGTAGTCCAGTTGGTTTAGGATATTAA
- a CDS encoding 2-C-methyl-D-erythritol 2,4-cyclodiphosphate synthase — translation MKIRVGFGFDVHQLKEGEDFWLGGIKIPHTKGAVGHSDADVLIHTICDALLGAANLRDIGFHFPPTDNVYKGIDSKILLKDVVKLISEKGFTIGNVDATIALERPKINPHIPLMKTVLAQLLQVDEDDVSIKATTTEKLGFEGREEGVSAYAVVLIEKI, via the coding sequence ATGAAAATTAGAGTAGGTTTTGGTTTTGATGTTCATCAATTAAAGGAAGGAGAAGATTTCTGGTTGGGAGGGATTAAAATTCCTCATACAAAGGGTGCTGTAGGTCATTCTGATGCCGATGTGTTAATTCATACCATTTGTGATGCTTTGCTTGGAGCTGCCAATCTACGAGATATTGGATTTCATTTTCCTCCTACAGATAATGTCTATAAAGGTATTGATAGTAAAATTCTGTTAAAAGATGTAGTAAAATTAATTTCCGAAAAAGGATTTACTATTGGAAATGTTGATGCAACTATTGCACTTGAAAGACCTAAAATTAATCCACACATCCCATTAATGAAAACTGTTTTGGCACAACTTTTACAAGTTGATGAAGATGACGTTTCCATTAAAGCTACAACTACCGAAAAACTTGGTTTTGAAGGCAGAGAAGAAGGCGTTTCAGCTTATGCGGTGGTGCTTATCGAAAAAATATAA
- the rpmG gene encoding 50S ribosomal protein L33 yields the protein MAKKGNRVQVIMECMEHKESGMPGTSRYITTKNKKNSPDRMELKKYNPILKKVTVHREIK from the coding sequence ATGGCAAAAAAAGGTAATAGAGTTCAAGTTATAATGGAGTGTATGGAGCACAAAGAAAGCGGTATGCCAGGTACTTCAAGATACATTACAACTAAAAACAAAAAAAATTCTCCTGATAGAATGGAGTTGAAAAAGTATAATCCAATACTTAAAAAAGTAACTGTTCACAGAGAAATTAAATAA
- a CDS encoding type IX secretion system membrane protein PorP/SprF — MKNKFMWKKFISKQLSFVALMLITVNLFGQDPEFTQFYANPLYLNPAFAGSANCPRVSLNYRNQWPGISGSFITYSASYDQHVDNLSGGVGLLVWNDRAGEGTLNTTNVSGMYSYQLPVTRRFSIKAGLQATWAQKSVDWSKLTFGDMIDARRGFVYNTNEVKRDAPSNYVDFSAGILGYSDKYFVGVAVHHLTEPDESVIKGESPLPRKYTFHAGAVIPLEGKGDVATLSPNILFRMQQDFRQINFGMYYSKGPIIGGLWYRNSDAFITLVGIQTGIMKFGYSYDITISDLTNKTAGSHELSLGLQFDCKPKKRKFRTISCPSF, encoded by the coding sequence ATGAAAAATAAGTTTATGTGGAAAAAATTTATAAGTAAACAGTTATCGTTTGTCGCTTTAATGCTGATAACGGTAAATCTTTTTGGACAAGACCCGGAGTTTACTCAGTTTTATGCAAACCCGTTATACCTTAACCCTGCATTTGCTGGATCAGCCAACTGCCCTAGAGTTTCTTTAAACTACCGTAATCAATGGCCTGGTATTAGCGGTTCATTTATAACTTACAGTGCATCTTACGATCAACACGTTGATAACTTATCTGGTGGTGTTGGCTTATTAGTTTGGAACGATAGAGCTGGAGAAGGTACATTAAACACAACTAATGTTAGTGGTATGTATTCATATCAACTTCCTGTTACTCGTAGATTCTCTATCAAAGCTGGACTACAAGCTACTTGGGCGCAAAAATCAGTTGATTGGAGCAAATTAACTTTTGGCGACATGATTGATGCTAGAAGAGGTTTTGTATACAATACTAATGAAGTTAAAAGAGATGCTCCATCAAACTATGTAGATTTTTCTGCTGGGATTTTAGGTTACAGCGATAAATATTTTGTTGGAGTAGCAGTTCATCACCTAACTGAACCTGATGAATCTGTGATAAAAGGAGAAAGCCCACTACCAAGAAAATATACCTTCCATGCTGGGGCAGTAATCCCGTTAGAAGGTAAAGGAGATGTCGCAACATTGTCTCCAAATATTTTATTTAGAATGCAACAAGATTTTAGACAAATAAATTTTGGTATGTATTACTCAAAAGGACCAATTATTGGTGGTTTATGGTATAGAAATTCAGATGCCTTTATCACACTTGTTGGTATTCAAACAGGAATAATGAAATTTGGATATAGTTACGATATTACTATATCAGATCTTACCAATAAAACAGCAGGTTCTCATGAGCTTTCTTTAGGGTTACAGTTTGACTGTAAACCTAAAAAGAGAAAATTTAGAACAATAAGTTGTCCTTCTTTTTAG
- the porV gene encoding type IX secretion system outer membrane channel protein PorV, giving the protein MKKSFLVVALSVSLLSVKSQSTLGRSDLQLNTITTAVPFLLIAPDSRSGALGDAGVAISPDANSIHWNPAKLAFIDKDMGLSISYSPWLRRLVPDISLSYVSFYKKLGKDHTLGASLRYFSLGDIKFTDDVGNALGDFRPNEFAVDVAYSRKLGDKLSGGIAARYIYSNLTGGIDVSGSNTRAGTSFAVDVSAFYTNPDIELFGQNTILNFGLNLSNIGAKISYTDDANKDFIPINMKLGTSLAFVLDDYNSIAIVADVNKLLVPTPPIYKKDASGSPVLDPVTNEPTIESGMDPNVGIMSGIAQSFYDAPGGMTEELREYNISAGLEYWYNKQFAVRAGYFTEHVTKGNRKYITAGLGLRMSVFTIDMSYLIATTQNNPLDRTLRFSLMFNFDDFKKQKEEN; this is encoded by the coding sequence ATGAAAAAAAGTTTTTTAGTAGTTGCTTTAAGTGTCTCGTTATTAAGTGTGAAATCGCAAAGTACCCTAGGAAGAAGTGACTTACAACTCAATACAATTACAACAGCAGTTCCTTTTTTGTTAATCGCTCCAGATTCTAGATCGGGAGCTCTAGGTGATGCTGGTGTTGCTATTTCTCCAGATGCAAATTCAATACATTGGAATCCTGCAAAATTAGCCTTCATAGATAAGGATATGGGACTGTCTATTTCTTATTCTCCTTGGTTGAGAAGGCTGGTGCCTGATATTAGTTTGTCGTATGTAAGTTTTTATAAGAAATTGGGTAAAGATCACACGCTAGGAGCTTCATTAAGATATTTTTCATTGGGTGATATTAAATTTACGGATGATGTGGGAAATGCTTTAGGAGATTTTCGACCTAATGAGTTTGCTGTGGATGTAGCTTATTCAAGAAAATTAGGAGATAAACTATCAGGAGGTATTGCTGCGCGATATATTTATTCCAACCTTACAGGAGGGATAGATGTTAGTGGTTCAAATACTAGAGCAGGGACTTCCTTTGCAGTGGATGTTAGTGCTTTTTATACCAATCCAGATATTGAATTATTTGGTCAAAACACTATTCTCAATTTTGGGTTGAATTTATCTAACATTGGAGCAAAAATTTCTTACACAGATGATGCAAACAAAGATTTTATCCCAATCAATATGAAGTTGGGAACATCTTTAGCATTTGTGTTGGATGATTATAACTCGATTGCAATAGTTGCAGACGTAAACAAATTATTAGTACCAACACCGCCAATTTATAAAAAAGATGCTTCAGGAAGTCCTGTACTTGATCCTGTAACCAATGAGCCAACCATCGAATCAGGAATGGATCCTAATGTTGGTATTATGAGTGGAATTGCTCAGTCATTTTATGATGCTCCAGGTGGTATGACTGAGGAGCTTAGAGAGTATAACATTTCGGCAGGTTTGGAATATTGGTATAATAAGCAATTTGCAGTACGAGCGGGTTATTTTACCGAGCATGTTACTAAAGGTAATAGAAAATATATAACAGCTGGTTTAGGATTAAGAATGAGTGTATTTACTATTGATATGTCATATTTAATTGCAACAACTCAAAACAATCCGTTAGACAGAACATTAAGATTTTCGTTAATGTTTAATTTCGATGATTTTAAAAAGCAAAAAGAAGAAAACTAA
- the porU gene encoding type IX secretion system sortase PorU, giving the protein MKLLIFLFIFVPAVLFSQINIIDEKIVWHENVTNDFLDGNKKTFFSFDYAQLDDQKDFLAFYSKQINLGAQEIYDIELVNVEYESLKSTEVEHVSGLSFIGNQININFSNSISKKQNYGIVSFVPIVYNKTLGVYQKVIRIQIKLFTRGRNLTNKSSNKSTVQNSVLASGDWYKIAVTKDGVFKLDYSFLKNLGLDVDNINPQTIKIYGNGGKMLPEVNSQYRHDDLKQNSIHIEGENDGVFNSTDYILFFGQSPHSKTLNTSTNLFNHQLNRYCDTSYYFITTSSTNESPKRISTSANSLLPNKVVNTFSEYQYYEKDNLNLIKSGQDWYGEMFDVKTEYDFVFNVSNIDVSSPVNVNVSGAGRSGVASAFNVTSGGSGVAINFNTITLSCYSCQYANNGSGTFSFIPSSDLINVKVNYNKPSSSSVAWLDKIELNARRNLSMVGNQLFFRDVNSVGTGNISQFNISNAANVIKIWDITDPLNVKGQQFVQGNSISFVANTDTLREFVALTNSYETQVYPFGKIDNQNLHGLSQQDYVIVSHPDFLVQAEQIADFHRQEGMNVVVVTPTQVYHEFSSGSQDPVAIRSFMKMFYDRATVASELPKYLLLFGDGSYDNKNRISGNTNFIPTYQSTNSLGIIGSLVTDDYFGLLDDNEGKWSAGVELVDIGIGRFPVKNKTEADNVTNKVLNYYNPSTMRDWRNEITFIGDDEDSNEHMRQSDFLAGMIESSNPEYNPYKIFFDAFKQESTPGGTRYPDVNKEIIKAFEEGSLILNYTGHGGETGWAHERVLTVGDINNLQKTSNLPLVVTATCEFSRFDDPKRTSAGELVLTNKTGGIALFTTVRLVFSSPNFALNQDLFRKVFTEVNGEKKTIGEIFMEIKNLNASNSNNRNFTLLGDPALTLVYPKHDVKTTALNGASITTVLDTIKALQKVTIEGYVQDKNGVKLTSYNGTIYPTVFDKSKTITTLKNDGGQPFVFDSQISKLFKGKASVTNGDFSFSFVVPKDIAYNFGKGKLSYYAENQVEDANGYFTEFYIGGTADNYVADNEGPDVELYMNDKSFVFGGLTDENPSLLAYVSDLNGINMVGNGIGHDIVAVLDDKTDDAFILNNYYEADLNSYQKGVIRFPFTDLEEGRHKLTLKVWDVYNNSKEVTTEFNVVKAKDVVLSRVYNYPNPFTTHTEFWFEHNQANKPMYVQVQIFTVSGKLVKTLEQNIFSEGFRSTSITWDGLDDYGDRLARGVYVYHLKVRAENMSLADKYEKLVILR; this is encoded by the coding sequence ATGAAATTACTTATTTTCTTATTCATTTTCGTACCTGCGGTATTATTTTCACAAATAAATATAATAGATGAAAAAATTGTGTGGCATGAAAATGTTACAAATGATTTTTTAGATGGAAACAAAAAAACGTTTTTTTCTTTTGATTATGCTCAGTTAGATGATCAAAAAGATTTTTTGGCTTTTTATTCTAAACAGATTAATCTAGGTGCTCAAGAAATTTACGATATAGAACTTGTAAATGTTGAATATGAAAGCTTAAAGTCCACTGAAGTAGAACATGTATCAGGATTGTCTTTTATAGGAAATCAAATTAATATAAATTTTTCAAATTCTATTAGTAAAAAACAGAATTATGGAATAGTTTCCTTTGTACCAATTGTATATAATAAAACATTGGGTGTTTATCAAAAAGTAATAAGGATTCAAATTAAGCTATTTACTAGAGGTAGAAACTTAACAAATAAATCAAGTAATAAGTCTACTGTTCAAAATTCTGTTCTCGCTTCTGGAGATTGGTATAAAATTGCTGTTACAAAAGATGGAGTTTTTAAATTAGATTATTCGTTCTTGAAAAACTTAGGGTTAGATGTTGATAACATTAATCCACAAACTATTAAAATTTATGGTAATGGTGGTAAAATGTTGCCAGAAGTTAATTCGCAATATAGACATGATGATTTGAAGCAGAATTCAATTCATATCGAAGGAGAAAATGATGGTGTTTTTAATTCTACCGATTATATTTTGTTTTTTGGACAAAGCCCACATTCCAAAACACTAAATACTAGTACTAATTTGTTTAACCATCAATTGAATAGATATTGTGATACATCATATTATTTTATTACAACATCTTCTACTAATGAGTCTCCAAAAAGAATAAGTACAAGTGCTAATTCATTATTGCCTAATAAAGTAGTTAATACTTTTAGTGAGTATCAATATTATGAAAAGGATAATTTAAATCTTATAAAATCGGGTCAGGATTGGTATGGTGAAATGTTTGATGTAAAAACAGAATATGATTTTGTGTTTAATGTGTCAAATATTGATGTGTCTAGCCCAGTTAATGTCAATGTTAGTGGTGCAGGACGAAGTGGTGTAGCTAGTGCTTTTAATGTTACATCAGGAGGTAGTGGTGTAGCAATAAACTTCAACACCATTACATTGAGTTGTTATAGTTGTCAATATGCGAACAACGGTAGCGGAACATTTAGTTTTATTCCCTCTTCAGATTTAATTAACGTAAAAGTAAATTATAATAAACCAAGTTCTTCATCTGTAGCTTGGCTTGATAAAATAGAGTTAAATGCAAGAAGAAACCTAAGTATGGTTGGAAATCAGCTCTTTTTTAGAGATGTCAATTCTGTTGGTACTGGAAACATTAGTCAGTTTAATATATCTAATGCGGCTAATGTGATTAAAATATGGGATATAACAGATCCTTTAAATGTTAAGGGACAGCAATTTGTTCAGGGTAATTCTATATCATTTGTTGCGAATACGGACACATTAAGGGAGTTTGTGGCTTTAACGAATAGTTATGAAACTCAAGTTTATCCTTTTGGAAAGATAGATAACCAAAATTTACATGGATTGTCACAACAAGACTATGTTATTGTTAGTCACCCAGATTTTTTAGTACAAGCAGAGCAAATTGCTGATTTTCATAGGCAAGAGGGAATGAATGTTGTAGTGGTTACTCCTACTCAGGTTTATCATGAGTTTTCATCTGGGTCTCAAGACCCAGTAGCCATAAGAAGTTTTATGAAAATGTTTTATGATAGAGCTACTGTAGCTAGTGAATTACCAAAATATCTATTACTTTTTGGAGATGGTTCGTATGATAACAAGAACAGAATTTCAGGGAACACTAATTTTATTCCAACTTACCAGTCAACAAATTCGCTTGGAATAATAGGCTCGTTAGTTACTGATGATTATTTTGGTTTATTGGATGATAATGAAGGGAAATGGTCGGCAGGTGTTGAGTTGGTAGATATAGGGATAGGTAGATTTCCCGTGAAAAATAAAACAGAAGCGGATAATGTTACCAATAAAGTATTAAATTATTATAATCCATCTACAATGCGTGATTGGAGAAATGAAATTACATTTATTGGGGATGATGAAGATAGTAATGAACACATGAGGCAGTCGGATTTTTTAGCAGGAATGATTGAAAGTAGTAATCCAGAGTATAATCCTTATAAAATATTCTTTGATGCCTTTAAGCAAGAATCTACTCCTGGAGGAACTCGTTATCCAGATGTAAATAAAGAAATAATCAAGGCTTTTGAAGAAGGTTCTTTAATATTAAATTATACAGGGCATGGAGGAGAAACTGGCTGGGCTCATGAACGTGTTTTAACGGTTGGGGATATTAATAACTTACAAAAAACAAGTAATCTTCCACTTGTTGTTACTGCTACCTGCGAATTTAGTCGATTTGATGATCCTAAAAGAACTTCTGCTGGAGAGTTGGTTTTAACTAATAAAACTGGAGGTATAGCTTTATTTACGACGGTTCGATTGGTTTTTTCAAGTCCTAATTTCGCCTTAAATCAAGATTTATTTCGTAAAGTATTTACAGAAGTAAATGGTGAAAAGAAAACTATTGGAGAAATATTTATGGAAATAAAAAACTTAAATGCTTCTAACTCAAATAACAGAAACTTCACCTTATTAGGTGATCCTGCTTTAACACTTGTCTACCCTAAGCATGATGTTAAAACAACAGCGCTTAATGGTGCATCAATTACAACTGTATTAGACACCATTAAAGCATTACAAAAAGTTACAATTGAAGGATATGTGCAAGACAAAAATGGAGTGAAGCTGACGAGTTATAATGGAACTATTTACCCTACAGTTTTTGATAAGAGTAAAACAATTACAACTCTTAAAAATGATGGAGGACAACCTTTTGTGTTTGATTCTCAAATAAGCAAATTGTTTAAAGGGAAAGCTAGTGTTACAAATGGCGATTTTTCTTTCTCATTTGTTGTGCCAAAAGATATAGCTTACAATTTCGGAAAAGGAAAACTTAGTTATTATGCCGAAAATCAAGTAGAAGATGCTAACGGATATTTTACAGAATTTTATATAGGTGGCACTGCTGATAATTATGTTGCTGATAATGAAGGACCAGATGTGGAGTTATATATGAATGATAAATCTTTTGTATTTGGAGGGTTGACAGATGAAAATCCATCTTTACTCGCGTATGTGAGTGATTTGAATGGTATAAATATGGTAGGGAATGGCATTGGACATGATATTGTTGCTGTATTGGACGATAAAACAGACGATGCTTTTATCTTAAATAATTATTACGAAGCAGATTTAAATAGCTATCAAAAAGGAGTTATTCGTTTTCCATTTACGGATCTTGAAGAGGGGCGACATAAGCTGACCTTAAAAGTTTGGGATGTTTATAATAATTCCAAAGAAGTTACTACAGAGTTTAATGTTGTAAAAGCTAAAGATGTAGTGTTGAGTAGGGTATATAACTACCCAAATCCTTTTACAACGCATACAGAATTTTGGTTTGAACACAATCAAGCTAATAAACCCATGTATGTTCAAGTACAAATATTTACTGTTTCAGGAAAACTAGTTAAAACACTTGAACAAAATATTTTTAGTGAAGGGTTTCGATCAACCTCAATTACTTGGGATGGATTAGATGATTATGGCGATAGACTTGCTAGAGGTGTTTATGTGTATCATTTAAAAGTTAGAGCAGAGAATATGTCGTTAGCTGACAAATATGAAAAGTTAGTTATTTTACGATAG
- a CDS encoding DUF4295 domain-containing protein: MAKKTVASLQKAGKSLTKVIKMVKSEKTGAYTFEQGIVPNDKVQEFLSKK, encoded by the coding sequence ATGGCAAAGAAAACAGTAGCTTCGTTACAGAAAGCAGGAAAGAGTTTAACCAAAGTTATTAAAATGGTTAAATCAGAAAAAACAGGAGCATATACTTTCGAGCAAGGTATCGTTCCAAATGATAAAGTACAAGAGTTTTTATCAAAGAAATAA
- a CDS encoding UDP-N-acetylmuramoyl-tripeptide--D-alanyl-D-alanine ligase gives MKIAELYQIYLKHPIISTDTRKITEGCIFFALRGDNFNANEFAQEAIDKGAAYVIVDEPQKISSSQCILVPDVLTTLQELANFHRNQFKIPFIGITGSNGKTTSKELVNAVLSQKYKTSFTQGNYNNHIGVPLTLLSIPLDCDIAIIEMGANHIGEIGALCEIAEPNYGVITNIGTAHIEGFGSREGIITGKSELYKFISKTNGTLFVNQNDNLLVSLSKEIKTVQYSTADISDFHFNPFITFNYKDVTISSQLYGEYNLPNILLAITVGEYFGVSVAQIKTALENYVSNNNRSQIVRLSHHTLYLDAYNANPSSMSVAIDSFNSIHSTNKLLILGDMLELGNVSEKEHQLIVDKIFQLSLTALFVGNEFQKITNKYNFNFVKNTDEAILFLESRLKNYSNILIKGSRGIRLEKVAEYIQKKEA, from the coding sequence ATGAAAATAGCCGAACTCTATCAGATTTATTTAAAACATCCTATCATTTCAACAGATACAAGAAAAATTACTGAAGGATGTATATTTTTTGCATTAAGAGGTGATAACTTTAATGCCAACGAATTTGCTCAAGAAGCAATAGACAAAGGTGCTGCCTACGTTATTGTTGACGAGCCTCAAAAAATATCATCTTCACAATGTATTTTAGTTCCCGATGTTTTAACCACTTTACAAGAACTAGCAAATTTCCACAGAAATCAATTCAAAATTCCATTCATAGGAATAACAGGGTCAAATGGTAAAACAACAAGCAAAGAATTGGTAAATGCGGTATTAAGTCAAAAATATAAAACTAGCTTTACACAAGGCAATTATAATAACCACATAGGAGTACCCTTAACATTATTATCTATACCATTAGATTGTGATATAGCAATTATTGAAATGGGAGCAAATCATATTGGCGAAATTGGAGCATTATGCGAGATTGCAGAACCAAATTATGGGGTAATTACCAACATTGGAACTGCTCATATTGAAGGATTTGGAAGTCGTGAAGGAATAATTACCGGAAAAAGCGAACTCTATAAGTTCATTTCAAAAACCAATGGAACCTTATTCGTTAATCAAAATGATAACCTCTTAGTTTCTTTATCAAAAGAAATTAAAACAGTACAATATTCTACTGCAGATATCAGTGACTTTCATTTCAATCCTTTTATCACTTTCAATTACAAAGATGTTACAATATCTTCACAATTGTACGGCGAATATAATTTACCAAACATTTTATTAGCTATTACCGTTGGTGAATATTTTGGAGTATCAGTAGCACAAATTAAGACTGCACTCGAAAATTATGTTTCAAATAACAACAGATCTCAAATAGTAAGGCTAAGCCATCACACATTGTATTTGGATGCCTACAATGCAAACCCATCTAGCATGAGTGTTGCTATTGATTCTTTTAACTCTATTCATTCTACTAATAAATTACTTATTCTTGGCGATATGCTGGAACTCGGCAACGTTAGTGAAAAAGAACATCAGCTAATAGTTGATAAAATCTTTCAATTAAGCTTAACCGCTTTATTTGTAGGAAATGAATTTCAAAAAATAACAAACAAGTATAATTTCAATTTTGTCAAAAATACAGATGAGGCTATTTTGTTTTTAGAATCTAGGCTTAAGAATTATTCCAATATTCTCATAAAAGGTTCAAGAGGGATTCGACTAGAAAAAGTCGCAGAATATATACAAAAAAAGGAGGCTTAA